In one window of Candidatus Nanopelagicales bacterium DNA:
- a CDS encoding DUF4333 domain-containing protein, whose product MNRVVVSGIVAAAAIGIASCGVTPILDTGKAEGEIEKGILQQAGVAVAVDCPEGIIAKAGEVFECVGTAEDGEKITIKVTQEDDEGNVAWEVVAPK is encoded by the coding sequence ATGAACCGTGTTGTGGTTAGCGGAATTGTGGCCGCTGCGGCGATTGGAATCGCCTCCTGCGGTGTCACGCCGATCCTGGACACCGGTAAGGCGGAAGGCGAGATCGAGAAGGGGATACTTCAGCAGGCTGGGGTTGCCGTGGCCGTGGACTGTCCTGAGGGAATCATCGCTAAAGCCGGTGAGGTATTCGAGTGCGTAGGCACAGCCGAGGACGGTGAGAAGATCACGATCAAGGTGACCCAAGAGGACGACGAGGGCAACGTCGCCTGGGAGGTCGTAGCGCCCAAGTAG
- a CDS encoding ABC transporter ATP-binding protein — protein sequence MVRSLRRILVLYRPYLGRLILSQVSLLLSALCAISVAGLTSTMINEGLLAKDTSVITDTGIWMGVLAVLSGVFMAITAALAVVFAHGTGYAMRTMAYDQIQTFSFGNFDRFRTGNLLVRLSSDVLNVQNAVLYAILLILYAPFMVIIAFVLALLTTPGLVWILVAAAVMVLAVMAVIAPRIDRAYIERQERLDAVNNALQENLSGVRVVKSFVREDLESEQFAERADALRTPAFRAAFNVALLTPLLNVFSQVGIAVALWVGGQSVLEDHGLTVGQVSAFMQYLTLVVVPLALMAIVIPFILRGDASARRIYEIIDARSTLSDDGKLKPGTIAGRICFENVTFAFDRADGEPNPAVLHDINLVLEPGERVGILGATGSGKSALVNLIPRFYDVSAGKVTIDGVDVRDIPLDQLRAIVGVTLQEAVLFQGDIRTNLKFGAPDSGDEVMEQAAKAADAYGFVMNVPEQWDGEVSRRGYNFSGGQRQRLSMARTLVPRPSVLILDDSTSALDVATEGRVQAAIPEFAAGVTTIYVAQRISAVIDLDRVVLMDAGMIVDVGSHEELLERSGLYQQIYESQLGSDVTRGAIS from the coding sequence GTGGTTCGTTCGCTGCGCCGGATTCTGGTTCTGTACAGACCGTATCTGGGCCGACTCATCCTGTCCCAGGTGTCCCTGCTGCTTTCGGCGCTCTGCGCGATCAGCGTGGCTGGGTTGACCAGCACGATGATCAACGAAGGGCTGCTGGCGAAGGACACCTCAGTCATCACCGACACCGGGATCTGGATGGGCGTTCTGGCCGTACTGTCGGGCGTCTTCATGGCGATCACAGCGGCGCTGGCGGTCGTGTTCGCTCACGGCACTGGCTATGCGATGCGGACGATGGCCTACGACCAGATCCAGACGTTCTCGTTCGGCAACTTCGACAGGTTCCGCACGGGCAATCTGCTCGTCAGACTCAGCTCCGATGTCCTGAACGTGCAGAACGCGGTGCTGTACGCGATCTTGCTGATCCTGTACGCGCCGTTCATGGTGATAATCGCGTTCGTCCTGGCTCTGCTGACAACCCCGGGCCTAGTGTGGATCCTGGTGGCGGCGGCGGTGATGGTGCTGGCGGTCATGGCCGTCATAGCGCCACGGATCGACCGCGCCTACATAGAACGACAGGAACGCCTGGACGCCGTCAACAACGCGTTGCAGGAGAACTTGTCCGGGGTGCGTGTGGTCAAGTCCTTCGTTCGGGAGGACCTGGAATCGGAGCAGTTCGCCGAGCGAGCCGACGCGTTGCGCACACCGGCGTTCCGTGCCGCATTCAACGTCGCGCTGCTGACCCCGCTGTTGAACGTGTTCTCCCAGGTGGGTATCGCCGTCGCGCTGTGGGTCGGTGGCCAGAGTGTGCTCGAGGACCACGGCCTGACCGTTGGCCAAGTGTCGGCGTTCATGCAGTACCTGACCCTGGTTGTTGTCCCGCTGGCGTTGATGGCGATAGTGATTCCGTTCATCCTGCGCGGTGATGCGTCGGCCAGGCGGATCTACGAGATCATCGATGCCCGCTCGACTCTGTCGGACGACGGGAAGCTCAAACCCGGCACGATCGCTGGCCGCATCTGCTTCGAGAACGTGACATTCGCGTTCGACCGGGCCGACGGCGAACCCAACCCCGCAGTGCTTCACGACATCAACCTGGTCCTCGAACCGGGCGAGCGCGTCGGCATTCTCGGTGCGACTGGGTCCGGCAAGTCGGCGCTCGTCAATCTCATTCCCCGCTTCTATGACGTCTCCGCCGGGAAGGTCACCATCGACGGCGTCGACGTGCGTGACATCCCTCTCGACCAGCTGCGGGCGATCGTCGGCGTGACGCTGCAAGAGGCGGTGCTGTTCCAGGGCGACATCAGAACCAACCTGAAGTTCGGCGCGCCGGATTCCGGCGATGAGGTCATGGAGCAGGCCGCGAAGGCGGCCGATGCGTACGGCTTCGTGATGAATGTGCCCGAGCAGTGGGACGGTGAGGTTTCGCGTCGCGGCTACAACTTCTCGGGCGGCCAGCGACAGAGGTTGTCGATGGCTCGCACGTTGGTCCCACGCCCGTCAGTGCTGATTCTGGATGACTCGACCTCGGCGCTCGACGTCGCCACCGAAGGTCGTGTCCAGGCAGCGATACCGGAGTTCGCCGCTGGAGTCACGACGATTTACGTCGCCCAGCGGATCAGCGCCGTAATCGACCTCGACCGGGTCGTACTGATGGACGCGGGGATGATCGTCGATGTTGGCAGTCACGAAGAACTGCTGGAGCGATCCGGGCTCTACCAACAGATCTACGAGTCCCAGCTCGGTTCGGACGTCACGAGAGGGGCGATTTCGTGA